One Pseudomonas lalucatii genomic window carries:
- a CDS encoding MATE family efflux transporter yields MPADSRLRRVRNELRSLLVLATPIIIAQLAHTAMGFVDTVMAGRVGPRDLAAVALGNSIWVPVFLLMTGILLATTPKVAQRFGAGQQAAIGPLVRQALWLALAVGGAAAAALWNAEIVLRWMDVEPGLIEPAMAYLRAVACGFPAVALYHVLRCFSDGLGHTRPSMVLGIIGLLLNIPLNYIFIYGKLGLPAMGGVGCGWATALVMGFMLLGMLWWVKWAPHYRASELFGRFERPQWPVIRRLLSIGLPIGIAVFAESSIFAVIALLIGGLGATVVAGHQIALNFSSLVFMIPYSLGMAVTVRVGQALGRNDPRGARFAAGVGMASALAYACLSASLILLLREPIVRIYSPDPAVIALASGLIVYSALFQLSDAVQVTAAGALRGYQDTRVTMLLTLFAYWGIGLPVGYSLGLTHWFGEPSGPRGLWQGLVVGLTCAAIMLALRLSGSARRRIRAAKLAG; encoded by the coding sequence ATGCCTGCCGATTCTCGCCTGCGGCGCGTGCGCAACGAACTGCGCAGCCTGCTGGTCCTGGCCACGCCGATCATCATCGCCCAGCTGGCGCATACCGCCATGGGCTTCGTCGACACCGTGATGGCCGGCCGGGTCGGCCCGCGCGACCTGGCGGCGGTGGCCCTGGGCAACTCGATCTGGGTGCCGGTGTTCCTGCTGATGACCGGCATCCTCCTGGCCACCACACCCAAGGTCGCCCAGCGCTTCGGCGCCGGCCAGCAGGCCGCCATCGGCCCGCTGGTGCGCCAGGCGCTGTGGCTGGCCCTGGCGGTCGGCGGCGCGGCGGCCGCGGCCCTGTGGAACGCCGAGATCGTCCTGCGCTGGATGGATGTCGAGCCGGGCCTGATCGAGCCGGCCATGGCCTACCTGCGCGCAGTGGCCTGCGGTTTCCCGGCGGTGGCCCTGTATCACGTGCTGCGCTGCTTCAGCGACGGCCTGGGCCACACCCGGCCGAGCATGGTGCTGGGCATCATCGGCCTGCTGCTGAACATCCCGCTGAACTACATCTTCATCTACGGCAAGCTCGGCCTGCCGGCCATGGGCGGCGTCGGCTGCGGCTGGGCCACCGCCCTGGTGATGGGGTTCATGTTGCTGGGCATGCTCTGGTGGGTGAAGTGGGCGCCCCATTACCGGGCGAGCGAGCTGTTCGGCCGCTTCGAGCGGCCGCAGTGGCCGGTGATCCGCCGCCTACTGTCGATCGGCCTGCCGATCGGCATCGCGGTATTCGCCGAGTCGAGCATCTTCGCGGTGATCGCCCTGCTGATCGGCGGCCTCGGCGCCACCGTGGTGGCCGGCCACCAGATCGCCCTGAACTTCAGCTCGCTGGTGTTCATGATCCCCTACTCCCTGGGCATGGCGGTCACCGTGCGGGTCGGCCAGGCCCTGGGACGGAACGACCCACGCGGGGCCCGCTTCGCCGCCGGTGTCGGCATGGCCAGCGCGCTGGCCTATGCCTGCCTCTCCGCCAGCCTGATCCTGCTGCTGCGCGAACCGATCGTGCGGATCTACAGCCCGGACCCGGCGGTGATCGCTCTGGCCTCCGGGCTGATCGTCTACTCCGCACTGTTCCAGCTCTCGGACGCGGTGCAGGTCACCGCCGCCGGGGCATTGCGCGGCTATCAGGACACCCGGGTGACCATGCTGCTGACCCTGTTCGCCTACTGGGGCATCGGCCTGCCGGTCGGCTACAGCCTGGGCCTGACCCACTGGTTCGGCGAACCCAGCGGCCCGCGCGGGCTCTGGCAGGGCCTGGTGGTCGGCCTGACCTGCGCGGCGATCATGCTGGCGCTGCGCCTGAGCGGCAGCGCACGGCGACGCATTCGGGCGGCTAAGCTGGCGGGATGA
- a CDS encoding PA1571 family protein — protein sequence MNSPKQSPDQQVETPEPQQPVGGSIIDAEGREVPITEHMIQHACDELDKDFVIPKPH from the coding sequence ATGAACTCGCCCAAGCAGTCCCCCGATCAGCAGGTTGAAACCCCTGAACCGCAACAGCCGGTGGGCGGTTCGATCATCGACGCCGAGGGCCGCGAAGTGCCCATCACCGAGCACATGATCCAGCACGCCTGCGACGAGCTGGACAAGGACTTCGTGATCCCCAAGCCGCACTGA
- a CDS encoding ATP-NAD kinase family protein, with translation MQPFHLGLIINPLAGLGGPAGLKGSDGVAEQALALGSTPKAAQRTRTALECLRPLRERLEFLTFPGAMGADLLAEMGFAYRLAGELAAAPTSAVDTRQAVMALQEAGVALILFAGGDGTARDVCAAVREGQPVLGIPAGVKIHSGVYAISPRAAGELTRRLVEGGLVRLASGEVRDLDEAALREGRVAARWYGELCVPEEGAFVQQVKQAGVESEELVLSDLADWLENSWEDGVRYVFGPGSTLHGLAQNLGLETTLLGVDVIENGQVLARDVTEAQLFALVAGHPARLLVTAIGGQGHILGRGNQQISPRVLRAIGLEHLRVVATKRKLATLQGRPLLVDSGDVQLDDAFPDAVRVWAGYKEELLYPVAAEV, from the coding sequence ATGCAACCGTTTCACCTGGGACTGATCATCAATCCACTGGCCGGTCTGGGCGGCCCGGCCGGGCTCAAGGGCAGCGACGGGGTGGCGGAGCAGGCGCTGGCCCTGGGCAGCACGCCGAAGGCGGCACAGCGCACCCGTACCGCCCTGGAGTGCTTGCGGCCGCTGCGCGAGCGCCTGGAGTTCCTGACCTTTCCCGGGGCGATGGGCGCGGACCTGCTGGCCGAGATGGGCTTCGCCTATCGCCTGGCCGGGGAACTGGCCGCGGCCCCGACCAGTGCCGTCGATACCCGTCAGGCCGTCATGGCGCTGCAGGAGGCCGGGGTCGCCCTGATCCTGTTCGCCGGCGGCGACGGCACGGCCCGCGATGTCTGCGCGGCGGTGCGCGAGGGCCAGCCGGTGCTGGGTATTCCGGCCGGGGTGAAGATCCATTCCGGGGTCTACGCGATCAGCCCGCGAGCCGCCGGCGAGCTGACCCGGCGTCTGGTCGAGGGCGGCCTGGTGCGCCTGGCCAGCGGCGAGGTGCGTGACCTCGACGAGGCGGCGCTGCGCGAGGGGCGGGTCGCGGCGCGCTGGTACGGCGAGCTGTGCGTGCCGGAGGAGGGCGCCTTCGTGCAGCAGGTCAAGCAGGCCGGGGTGGAATCCGAGGAGTTGGTGCTGAGCGATCTGGCGGACTGGCTGGAGAACAGCTGGGAGGACGGGGTGCGCTATGTCTTCGGTCCGGGCTCGACCCTGCACGGCCTGGCGCAGAACCTGGGCCTGGAGACCACGCTGCTGGGCGTCGACGTGATCGAGAACGGCCAGGTGCTCGCCCGGGACGTCACCGAGGCGCAGCTGTTCGCGCTGGTGGCCGGGCACCCGGCACGCCTGCTGGTCACCGCCATCGGCGGCCAGGGCCATATTCTCGGGCGCGGCAACCAGCAGATCAGCCCGCGGGTGCTGCGGGCCATCGGCCTGGAGCATCTGCGGGTGGTAGCGACCAAGCGCAAGCTCGCCACCCTGCAGGGGCGCCCGCTGCTGGTCGACAGCGGCGACGTCCAGCTGGACGATGCCTTTCCCGATGCGGTGCGGGTCTGGGCGGGGTACAAGGAAGAGTTGCTGTATCCCGTGGCCGCCGAGGTTTAA
- the tusA gene encoding sulfurtransferase TusA, with product MSLRTDAIHDDLLDATGLNCPEPVMMLHNKVRDLPAGGLLKVIATDPSTRRDIPKFCVFLGHELLEQAEEAGTYLYWIRKKVD from the coding sequence ATGTCCCTGCGAACCGATGCCATTCACGATGACCTGCTCGACGCCACCGGGTTGAACTGCCCGGAGCCGGTGATGATGTTGCACAACAAGGTGCGCGACCTGCCGGCCGGCGGCCTGCTCAAGGTGATCGCCACCGATCCCTCGACTCGCCGCGACATCCCCAAGTTCTGCGTGTTCCTCGGCCACGAGTTGCTGGAGCAGGCCGAAGAGGCCGGCACCTACCTGTACTGGATCCGCAAGAAGGTCGACTGA
- the rlmM gene encoding 23S rRNA (cytidine(2498)-2'-O)-methyltransferase RlmM, whose translation MTTLLLHCRPGFEGEVCAEIAEHAARLGVAGYAKGKPGTACAEFICSEAEGAERLMRGLRFNQLIFPRQWARGSFVELPESDRISVLLAHLADYPVCGSLWLEVLDSNEGKELSSFCKKFEAPLRRALSKAGKLVEDPHKPRLLLTFRSGREAFVGLAEANNSAQWPMGIPRLKFPREAPSRSTLKLEEAWHTFIPREQWEQRLSDEMTGVDLGAAPGGWTYQLVRRGMLVTAIDNGPMAESLMDTGLVQHLMVDGFTWKPRQPVDWMVCDIVEKPARSAALLETWIGEGLCREAVVNLKLPMKQRYAEVRRLLQRLEDAFAARKIKVSIACKQLYHDREEVTCHLRRLGK comes from the coding sequence ATGACTACTTTGTTACTGCACTGCCGCCCCGGTTTCGAGGGCGAGGTCTGTGCGGAGATCGCCGAACACGCCGCCCGCCTAGGGGTAGCCGGTTACGCCAAGGGCAAGCCGGGCACGGCCTGCGCCGAGTTCATCTGCAGCGAAGCCGAGGGCGCCGAGCGCCTGATGCGCGGGCTGCGTTTCAATCAGCTGATTTTCCCGCGCCAGTGGGCCCGGGGCAGTTTCGTCGAGTTGCCGGAGAGCGATCGCATCAGCGTGCTGCTGGCGCACCTGGCGGACTACCCCGTCTGCGGCAGCCTGTGGCTGGAAGTGCTGGACAGCAACGAGGGCAAGGAGCTGTCGAGCTTCTGCAAGAAGTTCGAGGCACCGCTGCGCCGGGCCCTGAGCAAGGCCGGCAAGCTGGTCGAGGACCCGCACAAACCACGCCTGCTGCTGACCTTCAGGAGCGGCCGCGAGGCCTTCGTCGGCCTCGCCGAGGCCAACAACTCGGCGCAGTGGCCCATGGGCATTCCGCGCCTGAAGTTTCCCCGCGAGGCGCCCAGTCGTTCGACCCTCAAGCTGGAGGAGGCCTGGCACACCTTCATCCCCCGTGAGCAGTGGGAGCAGCGCCTGTCGGACGAGATGACCGGCGTCGACCTCGGCGCCGCCCCCGGCGGCTGGACCTACCAGCTGGTGCGCCGCGGCATGCTGGTCACCGCCATCGACAACGGCCCCATGGCCGAGAGCCTGATGGACACCGGCCTGGTGCAGCACCTGATGGTCGACGGCTTCACCTGGAAGCCCAGGCAGCCGGTGGACTGGATGGTCTGCGACATAGTCGAGAAGCCGGCGCGCAGCGCCGCCCTGCTGGAAACCTGGATCGGCGAGGGCCTGTGCCGCGAGGCGGTGGTCAACCTCAAGCTGCCGATGAAACAGCGCTACGCCGAGGTACGCCGCCTGCTGCAGCGTCTCGAGGACGCCTTCGCCGCGCGCAAGATCAAGGTGTCGATCGCCTGCAAGCAGCTCTATCACGACCGCGAGGAAGTCACCTGCCACCTGCGCCGCCTGGGCAAGTAG
- a CDS encoding DUF3080 family protein produces MKCRILVLLGLLGLAACGPADDGLDLQADYLQRLDNAVEGDGFADFAPDQLLRYRMPPRRERLIEIPEIRIGLLDLLIDVRRCPALQQQISLRNSSLGKQLQPSSRLGYEGDLLRALHACLDSLETGRNPHLQATLSALAQEKRRQLPAVFWNAVNGSAEVERYLRFADRALPVQPAEDAAALDALAQLAALGTALPQRLPPPVARLDPLFFALHGSDQGGQLITSLASLRHTLEQASLLLERRLQHRPLCPQGKPTRDGRILQNIFVKFYAGGLQPYLAMVHQRGQRWSDSLRRLGEAPQIPPGTRDYLLDLAGERDSLWQGFQRANQRHVRAWQQTLRSCGLAPGQTGWDGQAASSDQ; encoded by the coding sequence ATGAAGTGCAGAATTCTCGTCCTGCTGGGCCTGCTCGGACTCGCGGCCTGCGGCCCGGCCGATGACGGCCTGGACCTGCAGGCCGACTACCTGCAGCGCCTGGACAACGCCGTCGAGGGCGACGGCTTCGCGGACTTCGCGCCGGACCAACTGCTGCGCTACCGCATGCCGCCGCGGCGCGAACGGCTGATCGAGATACCCGAAATACGCATCGGCCTGCTCGACCTGCTCATCGACGTGCGTCGCTGCCCGGCCCTGCAGCAACAAATCAGCCTGCGCAACAGCAGCCTGGGCAAGCAGCTGCAGCCGAGCAGCCGCCTGGGCTACGAGGGCGACCTGCTGCGCGCCTTGCACGCCTGCCTCGACAGCCTGGAAACCGGCCGCAACCCGCACCTGCAAGCCACCCTGAGCGCCCTGGCGCAGGAGAAGCGCCGGCAGCTACCGGCGGTGTTCTGGAACGCCGTCAATGGCAGCGCCGAGGTCGAACGCTACCTGCGCTTCGCCGACCGGGCCCTGCCCGTGCAGCCCGCCGAGGACGCTGCGGCGCTCGACGCCCTGGCGCAACTGGCCGCCCTCGGCACGGCCCTGCCGCAGCGCCTGCCGCCCCCGGTGGCGCGACTCGACCCACTGTTCTTCGCCCTGCACGGCAGCGACCAGGGCGGCCAGCTGATCACCAGCCTGGCCAGCCTGCGCCACACCCTGGAGCAGGCCAGCCTGCTCCTGGAGCGTCGCCTGCAGCACAGGCCGCTCTGCCCCCAAGGCAAACCGACCCGCGACGGACGCATCCTGCAGAACATCTTCGTCAAGTTCTACGCCGGCGGCCTGCAGCCCTACCTGGCCATGGTGCACCAGCGCGGCCAACGCTGGAGCGACAGCCTGCGCCGACTCGGCGAGGCGCCGCAGATTCCGCCGGGCACCCGGGACTACCTGCTCGACCTGGCGGGCGAGCGCGACTCCTTATGGCAGGGATTCCAGCGGGCCAACCAGCGCCATGTACGCGCCTGGCAGCAGACCCTGAGGAGCTGCGGCCTGGCGCCGGGTCAGACCGGCTGGGACGGCCAGGCCGCCAGCAGCGACCAGTAG
- the acnA gene encoding aconitate hydratase AcnA produces the protein MPSLDSLNSRRSLAVGDQTYQYFSLPEAAKTLGDIARLPMSLKVLLENLLRWEDGQTVNGDDLQAMGDWLQHRRSEREIQYRPARVLMQDFTGVPAVVDLAAMREAMAKAGGDPQKINPLSPVDLVIDHSVMVDKFASPAAFEQNVAMEMQRNGERYAFLRWGQHTFANFSVVPPGTGICHQVNLEYLGRTVWTREEDGQTFAYPDTLVGTDSHTTMINGLGVLGWGVGGIEAEAAMLGQPVSMLIPEVIGFKLSGKLKEGITATDLVLTVTQMLRSKGVVGKFVEFYGDGLADLPLADRATIANMAPEYGATCGFFPVDDITLGYLRLSGRPEQGVKLVEAYCKAQGLWREPGAEPLFSDSMALDLGSVEASLAGPKRPQDRVALSQVSRAFDEFMGLHVQPAPKEESRLLGEGGGGAAVGAASQVSEADFEHDGQTHKLKDGAVVIAAITSCTNTSNPSVMLAAGLLAKKAVEKGLKRKPWVKSSLAPGSKVVTEYFKAAGLTRYLDELGFDLVGYGCTTCIGNSGPLLEPIEKAIQENDLTVASVLSGNRNFEGRVHPLVKTNWLASPPLVVAYALAGSVRMHIGEEPLGHGKDGKPVYLKDIWPSQQEIAEAIQKVDTAMFHKEYAEVFAGDEQWQSIAVPDADTYAWQDDSTYIQHPPFFENIADAPPHIGDIHQARILALLGDSVTTDHISPAGNIKADSPAGRYLREQGVEPKDFNSYGSRRGNHEVMMRGTFANIRIRNEMLDGEEGGNTLHVPSGDKLSIYDAAMRYQEAGTPLLVIAGKEYGTGSSRDWAAKGTNLLGVKAVIAESYERIHRSNLVGMGVLPLQFKPGQDRKTLKLSGKESLSICGLDGVELHPHMNLTVEVKREDGSAERFEVLCRIDTANEVEYFKAGGILHYVLRQLIAGS, from the coding sequence ATGCCTTCGCTCGATAGCCTGAACAGTCGTCGCAGCCTCGCCGTCGGCGACCAGACCTACCAGTACTTCAGCCTGCCAGAGGCGGCGAAAACCCTCGGCGACATCGCCAGGCTGCCGATGTCGCTGAAAGTGCTGCTGGAGAACCTGTTGCGCTGGGAGGATGGCCAGACCGTCAACGGCGATGACCTGCAGGCCATGGGCGACTGGCTGCAGCATCGCCGCTCGGAGCGCGAGATCCAGTACCGGCCGGCCCGCGTGCTGATGCAGGACTTCACCGGCGTGCCGGCGGTGGTGGATCTGGCCGCCATGCGCGAGGCCATGGCCAAGGCCGGTGGCGACCCGCAGAAGATCAACCCGCTGTCACCGGTCGACCTGGTCATCGACCATTCGGTGATGGTCGACAAGTTCGCCAGCCCCGCCGCCTTCGAGCAGAATGTGGCCATGGAGATGCAGCGCAACGGCGAACGCTACGCCTTCCTGCGCTGGGGCCAGCACACCTTCGCCAACTTCAGCGTGGTGCCGCCGGGCACCGGCATCTGCCACCAGGTCAACCTGGAATACCTCGGTCGCACCGTGTGGACCAGGGAGGAAGACGGCCAGACCTTCGCCTACCCCGACACCCTGGTCGGCACCGACTCGCACACCACCATGATCAACGGCCTCGGCGTGCTCGGCTGGGGCGTCGGCGGCATCGAGGCGGAAGCGGCCATGCTCGGCCAGCCGGTATCGATGCTGATTCCCGAGGTGATCGGCTTCAAGCTCAGCGGCAAACTCAAGGAGGGCATCACCGCCACCGACCTGGTGCTGACCGTCACCCAGATGCTGCGCAGCAAGGGGGTGGTCGGCAAGTTCGTGGAGTTCTATGGCGACGGCCTGGCCGACCTGCCGCTGGCCGACCGCGCGACCATCGCCAACATGGCCCCGGAGTACGGCGCGACCTGCGGATTCTTCCCGGTCGACGACATCACCCTGGGTTATCTGCGCCTGTCCGGCCGTCCGGAGCAGGGCGTCAAGCTGGTCGAGGCCTACTGCAAGGCTCAGGGCCTGTGGCGCGAGCCGGGCGCCGAACCGCTGTTCAGCGACAGCATGGCGCTGGACCTGGGCAGCGTCGAGGCCAGCCTGGCCGGGCCCAAGCGGCCGCAGGACAGGGTCGCGCTGTCCCAGGTCAGCCGGGCCTTCGATGAATTCATGGGCCTGCACGTGCAGCCGGCGCCCAAGGAGGAGAGCCGCCTGCTCGGCGAAGGCGGCGGCGGTGCCGCGGTCGGCGCCGCCTCCCAGGTCAGCGAGGCCGACTTCGAACACGACGGCCAGACCCACAAGCTCAAGGACGGTGCCGTGGTGATCGCCGCGATCACCTCCTGCACCAACACCTCGAACCCCAGCGTGATGCTGGCGGCCGGCCTGCTGGCCAAGAAGGCCGTGGAAAAAGGCCTGAAACGCAAACCCTGGGTCAAGAGTTCGCTGGCCCCCGGCTCCAAGGTGGTGACCGAATACTTCAAGGCCGCCGGCCTGACCCGCTATTTGGACGAGCTGGGCTTCGACCTGGTCGGCTACGGCTGCACCACCTGCATCGGCAACTCCGGCCCGCTGCTCGAGCCCATAGAAAAGGCCATTCAGGAGAACGACCTGACGGTGGCCTCGGTGCTGTCCGGCAACCGCAACTTCGAGGGCCGCGTGCACCCGCTGGTGAAGACCAACTGGCTGGCTTCGCCACCGCTGGTGGTGGCCTACGCCCTCGCCGGCAGCGTACGCATGCACATCGGCGAGGAACCCCTCGGCCATGGCAAGGACGGCAAGCCCGTCTACCTGAAGGACATCTGGCCGAGCCAGCAGGAGATCGCCGAGGCGATCCAGAAGGTCGACACGGCCATGTTCCACAAGGAGTACGCCGAGGTATTCGCCGGCGACGAACAGTGGCAGTCCATCGCGGTGCCGGATGCCGACACCTACGCCTGGCAGGACGACTCCACCTATATTCAGCACCCGCCGTTCTTCGAGAACATCGCCGACGCGCCGCCGCATATCGGCGATATCCATCAGGCGCGGATTCTCGCCCTGCTGGGCGACTCGGTGACCACCGACCACATCTCCCCCGCCGGCAACATCAAGGCCGACAGCCCGGCCGGCCGCTACCTGCGCGAACAAGGGGTCGAACCGAAAGACTTCAACTCCTACGGCTCGCGCCGTGGCAACCACGAGGTGATGATGCGCGGCACCTTCGCCAACATTCGCATCAGGAACGAGATGCTCGATGGCGAGGAAGGCGGCAACACCCTGCATGTGCCCAGCGGCGACAAGCTGTCGATCTACGACGCCGCCATGCGCTACCAGGAGGCCGGCACGCCGCTGCTGGTGATCGCCGGCAAGGAGTACGGCACCGGATCGAGCCGCGACTGGGCGGCCAAGGGCACCAACCTGCTCGGAGTCAAGGCGGTGATCGCCGAAAGCTACGAGCGCATCCACCGCTCCAACCTGGTCGGCATGGGCGTGCTGCCCCTGCAGTTCAAGCCGGGACAGGACCGCAAGACGCTGAAGCTGAGCGGCAAGGAAAGCCTGAGCATCTGCGGCCTGGATGGCGTCGAACTGCACCCGCACATGAACCTGACGGTGGAGGTCAAACGCGAGGACGGTTCCGCCGAGCGCTTCGAGGTGTTGTGCCGTATCGACACGGCCAACGAGGTGGAGTACTTCAAGGCCGGCGGTATCCTGCACTATGTGCTGCGCCAACTGATCGCCGGTAGCTGA
- the pdxB gene encoding 4-phosphoerythronate dehydrogenase PdxB: MRIVADENIPLLDEFFGPFGEIRRLPGRAIDRAALGDAELLLVRSVTRVDRALVEGSALRFVGTCTIGTDHLDLEYLQQAGVAWASAPGCNARGVVDYVLGSLLSLADTYGVPLAQRRFGVVGAGQVGGRLVEVLRGLGWQVLVCDPPRQAAEGGDFVELEQLLEECDTISLHTPLDAGTHHLFDAARLARLKPGTWLINASRGAVVDNAALREALRRRDDLEAVLDVWEGEPQVDVELAELCHLATPHIAGYSLDGKLRGTAQIYRAACRHLGLEATQDLAELMPAPWLGELALDAAADPDWALATLCRAVYDPRRDDADFRRSLSGDAAGRRAAFDALRKHYPVRREIDGLRVAVRGEAARLVQRVRALGASLG, from the coding sequence ATGCGAATAGTCGCGGACGAAAACATTCCCCTGCTCGACGAGTTCTTCGGCCCCTTCGGCGAGATCCGACGCCTGCCCGGCCGCGCCATCGACCGCGCGGCGCTGGGCGATGCCGAACTGCTGCTGGTGCGCTCGGTGACCCGGGTCGACCGGGCCCTGGTCGAGGGCAGCGCGCTGCGCTTCGTCGGCACCTGCACCATCGGCACCGACCACCTGGACCTGGAGTACCTGCAGCAGGCCGGGGTCGCCTGGGCCAGCGCACCCGGCTGCAATGCCCGCGGGGTGGTCGACTATGTCCTCGGGAGTCTGCTCAGCCTGGCCGATACCTATGGCGTGCCCCTGGCGCAGCGGCGCTTCGGCGTGGTCGGTGCCGGCCAGGTCGGCGGGCGCCTGGTCGAGGTCTTGCGCGGCCTGGGCTGGCAGGTGCTGGTGTGCGATCCGCCGCGGCAGGCGGCCGAGGGGGGCGACTTCGTCGAGCTGGAGCAGCTGCTCGAGGAATGCGACACGATCAGCCTGCACACGCCGCTGGATGCGGGCACCCACCACCTGTTCGACGCCGCCCGCCTGGCCCGGCTGAAGCCCGGCACCTGGCTGATCAATGCCAGCCGCGGCGCGGTGGTGGACAATGCCGCGCTGCGCGAGGCGCTGCGGCGGCGTGACGACCTGGAGGCGGTGCTGGATGTCTGGGAGGGGGAGCCGCAGGTGGATGTCGAGCTGGCCGAGCTCTGCCATCTGGCGACGCCGCACATCGCCGGCTACAGCCTGGACGGCAAGTTGCGCGGGACGGCGCAGATCTACCGGGCGGCCTGCCGGCACCTGGGGCTGGAGGCGACGCAGGATCTGGCTGAGCTGATGCCGGCGCCCTGGCTCGGCGAGCTGGCGCTGGATGCCGCGGCCGACCCGGACTGGGCCCTGGCCACGCTGTGCCGCGCGGTGTACGACCCGCGCCGCGACGATGCCGATTTCCGTCGCAGCCTGAGCGGTGACGCAGCTGGCCGCCGTGCGGCCTTCGACGCGCTGCGCAAGCACTATCCGGTGCGCCGCGAGATCGACGGCCTGCGGGTCGCGGTGCGGGGCGAGGCGGCGCGCCTGGTGCAACGGGTCAGGGCCCTGGGCGCCAGCCTCGGCTAG
- a CDS encoding gamma-glutamylcyclotransferase family protein, whose product MGWYFAYGSNMNPARMQARGLCVREAMAGSLPGFALCFNKRAVDRPGCAYANIRHQRGAVVEGVLYRLAELGEIAKLDPFEGTPIYYSRERLAILTVHGVQPAWVYIANPAFREEGLLPARDYLEHLLAGRQYLSEPYWSLLAAWPSQPV is encoded by the coding sequence ATGGGCTGGTACTTCGCCTACGGCTCGAACATGAACCCGGCGCGCATGCAGGCCCGCGGCCTGTGCGTGCGCGAGGCCATGGCAGGCAGCCTGCCGGGCTTCGCCCTGTGCTTCAACAAGCGCGCGGTGGATCGCCCCGGCTGCGCCTATGCCAACATCCGCCACCAGCGCGGCGCCGTGGTGGAGGGCGTGCTCTATCGCCTGGCCGAGCTGGGGGAGATCGCCAAGCTCGATCCCTTCGAGGGCACGCCGATCTACTACAGCCGCGAGCGCCTGGCGATCCTCACCGTCCACGGCGTGCAGCCGGCCTGGGTGTATATCGCCAACCCGGCGTTTCGCGAGGAGGGCTTGTTGCCGGCCAGGGACTATCTGGAGCACCTGCTGGCGGGGCGCCAGTATCTGTCGGAGCCCTACTGGTCGCTGCTGGCGGCCTGGCCGTCCCAGCCGGTCTGA